One window from the genome of Nitrososphaerota archaeon encodes:
- the thiW gene encoding energy coupling factor transporter S component ThiW, giving the protein MITSRYIALAALLIALGVALSIYPGSIPVGPVRVLPYQHMINIITGIMLGPWMGGGVALTIGLIRIGMGTGSIFAIPGGLPGVLLVGIAYKYLKKSPLVGLLEPIGTGLGALISAFIVAPAAGTRPLPAVFGFSEQWMAFLLSFWASSIPGTILGFLVVTGLAKRGIKLGV; this is encoded by the coding sequence ATGATAACTTCCCGCTACATAGCACTGGCAGCTTTATTGATAGCTTTAGGTGTAGCACTCTCGATTTACCCTGGCTCGATACCAGTAGGGCCAGTAAGGGTCTTACCTTACCAGCACATGATCAATATCATAACGGGGATAATGTTGGGGCCATGGATGGGAGGAGGAGTCGCGCTGACGATAGGCTTGATAAGGATAGGCATGGGCACGGGCTCGATATTTGCCATACCTGGAGGGTTGCCAGGAGTTCTGCTTGTTGGTATTGCATACAAATACTTGAAGAAGAGCCCCCTTGTAGGCTTGCTGGAGCCAATTGGAACGGGGCTCGGAGCATTGATCAGCGCATTCATAGTAGCACCTGCTGCAGGGACTCGACCATTACCAGCAGTGTTTGGTTTCAGCGAACAGTGGATGGCATTCCTGCTGAGCTTCTGGGCCAGCAGCATTCCTGGCACGATACTTGGATTTTTGGTGGTAACAGGCCTTGCAAAAAGAGGGATTAAGCTCGGAGTATAG
- a CDS encoding GTP-binding protein — MQKEGLSSEYRFADCLGKKVLITGDLGSGKTALLAKLLDEAINSKQGAKITVIDMAPGKRDVGSYTMGKTLRYYLKNLDLVQYMAPKNVYAPRLDGGSKEQVEKLALANAKNIGALFSEFMEKRSKILFINDVTLFLHRGELARLLKVISKCSTFVANGYRGKFPADDMGTGISRRERRLLDKLQKSMDIVIEL, encoded by the coding sequence TTGCAAAAAGAGGGATTAAGCTCGGAGTATAGATTTGCTGACTGCTTGGGCAAGAAAGTCCTGATAACTGGAGACCTAGGCTCTGGCAAGACTGCTCTACTGGCTAAACTCCTTGATGAAGCCATAAACTCGAAGCAGGGAGCTAAGATCACTGTCATTGACATGGCCCCGGGGAAAAGAGATGTCGGCTCTTATACTATGGGAAAGACACTGCGTTACTATCTGAAGAACCTTGACCTTGTCCAGTACATGGCACCGAAGAATGTCTATGCGCCAAGACTTGATGGGGGTTCAAAGGAGCAGGTGGAGAAGCTAGCATTGGCTAACGCAAAGAACATTGGGGCCTTATTCTCCGAATTCATGGAGAAGCGCTCAAAGATACTTTTCATAAATGATGTTACGCTTTTTCTGCACAGAGGGGAGCTGGCAAGGCTCTTGAAGGTCATCTCAAAATGCTCTACGTTTGTAGCAAATGGTTACAGAGGGAAGTTTCCTGCAGACGACATGGGGACGGGCATTTCAAGGCGTGAGAGAAGGCTGCTGGATAAACTTCAGAAGAGCATGGATATCGTGATTGAGTTATAG